The proteins below are encoded in one region of Tsuneonella sp. CC-YZS046:
- a CDS encoding ABC transporter ATP-binding protein produces the protein MTNPPPAISIRDLVKRYAPGKGTEPKLALNGVSFDVPQGGIFGLLGPNGAGKSTLINILAGLVSKTSGSVTIWGHDIDADQRNAKASIGIVPQEIVFDPFFTPFEVLENQAGLYGVARALRRSEELLRAVHLADKRDAYARSLSGGMKRRLLIAKAMVHSPPVLVLDEPTAGVDVELRRQLWELVTELNAQGVTVVLTTHYLEEAEELCERIAIINHGRLIANEPTRELVGMMREKIVVLTLDREVGGLPQHPAILKTARHGERVLEITYDRDRMSAGQVLALVQQQGYAIEDVSTREADLEDVFVSLTSKTKEIA, from the coding sequence ATGACAAATCCGCCGCCCGCCATTTCCATCCGCGATCTCGTCAAGCGATATGCCCCCGGCAAGGGCACGGAGCCGAAGCTGGCGCTGAACGGGGTGAGCTTCGATGTGCCCCAAGGCGGCATTTTCGGCCTGCTGGGGCCGAATGGCGCGGGCAAGTCCACCCTGATCAATATCCTGGCCGGGCTGGTCTCCAAGACCTCGGGCAGCGTGACGATCTGGGGCCACGATATCGACGCGGACCAGCGCAATGCCAAGGCGTCGATCGGGATCGTGCCGCAGGAAATCGTGTTCGACCCGTTCTTCACCCCGTTCGAGGTGCTGGAGAACCAGGCGGGCCTGTATGGCGTGGCCAGGGCGCTGCGCCGCTCCGAGGAACTGCTGCGCGCGGTCCATCTGGCGGATAAGCGCGACGCCTATGCCCGCAGCCTGTCGGGCGGGATGAAGCGCCGGTTGCTGATCGCCAAGGCGATGGTGCATTCCCCGCCGGTGCTGGTGCTGGACGAGCCGACTGCCGGGGTCGATGTGGAGCTGCGCCGCCAGCTTTGGGAACTGGTGACGGAATTGAACGCGCAGGGGGTCACGGTCGTGCTCACCACCCATTATCTCGAAGAAGCCGAGGAATTGTGCGAGCGGATCGCCATCATCAATCACGGCAGGCTGATCGCCAACGAGCCGACCCGCGAGCTGGTCGGGATGATGCGCGAGAAGATCGTGGTCCTGACGCTCGATCGTGAGGTGGGGGGGCTGCCCCAGCATCCCGCCATCCTGAAAACCGCCCGGCATGGCGAGCGCGTGCTGGAGATCACCTATGACCGGGACCGGATGAGCGCGGGGCAGGTGCTCGCGCTGGTCCAGCAGCAGGGCTATGCGATCGAGGATGTCTCCACCCGCGAGGCGGATCTGGAGGACGTTTTCGTCAGCCTGACCAGCAAGACGAAGGAGATTGCCTGA
- the nadB gene encoding L-aspartate oxidase, whose amino-acid sequence MSQQSQHDILIIGSGAAGLTAALALAEERTVLVLAKGRLDSGSTASAQGGIAAVFDAGDTFENHIRDTMVAGAGLNRLETVEFVVERAPHAIDRLSALGVPFNTEGHDLHLTREGGHSHRRIVHVNDATGLAVQQALLKAAADHPNITLLAGRSCIDLITGRHEERYSGSGRVWGVYALNEATGRVETHVARATVLASGGAGRCYLFSTAPRGATGDGIAMAWRAGARVSNMEMMQFHPTCLYNLEVKNFLITEAVRGEGGRLINPTTGKRFMPYYDERLELAPRDVVARAIDAEIKRYGLDYVHLDISHMPEDFVREHFPNIHEKLLGLGIDMTKEPIPVVPAQHYTCGGVVIDLRGRTDLPGLYAAGECTESGLHGANRLASNSLLECFVFGEAAATDILARWDEFEQPPPIRPWDESRVTDSDEEVVIKQNWTEIRRFMWNYVGIVRTTKRLERAQHRIKLLQDEVGDYYGHFRVTTDLIELRNLLQSAELIVRSALKRHESRGLHYTLDYPQTDPEARDTVLVP is encoded by the coding sequence ATGAGCCAGCAATCCCAGCATGACATTCTGATTATCGGTTCCGGCGCGGCCGGGCTTACCGCCGCCCTGGCGCTGGCGGAGGAGCGCACCGTGCTGGTGCTGGCGAAGGGCCGGCTCGACAGCGGCTCGACCGCCTCGGCCCAGGGCGGGATCGCCGCGGTGTTCGATGCGGGCGACACGTTCGAGAATCATATCCGCGACACCATGGTCGCCGGGGCGGGGCTCAACCGGCTCGAAACCGTGGAATTCGTGGTGGAGCGCGCGCCGCATGCGATCGACCGGCTGAGCGCGCTGGGCGTGCCGTTCAACACCGAGGGGCATGATCTGCATCTCACCCGCGAAGGCGGGCATTCCCACCGCCGCATCGTGCATGTCAACGACGCCACCGGCCTGGCGGTGCAGCAGGCGCTGCTCAAGGCGGCGGCGGACCATCCCAACATCACCCTGCTGGCGGGGCGGAGCTGCATCGACCTGATTACCGGGCGGCATGAGGAGCGCTATTCCGGCTCGGGCCGGGTCTGGGGCGTCTATGCGCTGAACGAAGCGACCGGCCGGGTCGAGACGCATGTCGCGCGCGCCACCGTGCTGGCGAGCGGCGGGGCGGGGCGGTGCTATCTCTTCTCCACCGCGCCGCGCGGGGCGACCGGAGACGGGATCGCGATGGCCTGGCGCGCGGGCGCACGCGTCTCCAACATGGAAATGATGCAGTTCCACCCGACCTGCCTCTACAATCTGGAGGTCAAGAACTTCCTGATTACCGAGGCGGTGCGCGGGGAAGGCGGGCGGCTGATAAACCCGACCACCGGCAAGCGCTTCATGCCCTATTACGACGAGCGGCTGGAGCTTGCCCCGCGCGATGTGGTGGCCCGCGCGATCGACGCCGAGATCAAGCGCTACGGGCTGGACTATGTCCACCTCGACATCAGCCACATGCCCGAGGATTTCGTGCGGGAGCATTTCCCCAACATCCACGAAAAGCTGCTGGGGCTGGGCATCGACATGACGAAGGAGCCGATCCCGGTGGTGCCGGCGCAGCATTATACCTGCGGCGGCGTGGTGATCGACCTGCGGGGCCGCACCGATCTGCCGGGGCTTTATGCCGCCGGGGAATGCACGGAAAGCGGGCTGCACGGGGCGAACCGGCTTGCCTCCAACAGCCTGCTCGAATGTTTCGTGTTCGGCGAAGCGGCGGCGACCGATATTCTCGCGCGCTGGGACGAGTTCGAGCAACCGCCGCCGATCCGCCCCTGGGACGAAAGCCGCGTCACCGATTCCGACGAGGAGGTGGTGATCAAGCAGAACTGGACCGAGATCCGCCGTTTCATGTGGAACTACGTGGGCATCGTCCGCACCACCAAGCGGCTGGAGCGGGCGCAGCACCGGATCAAGCTGCTGCAGGACGAGGTCGGCGACTATTACGGCCATTTCCGCGTCACCACGGACCTGATCGAATTGCGCAACCTGCTGCAATCGGCCGAGCTGATCGTCCGGTCCGCGCTCAAGCGGCATGAGAGCCGGGGGCTGCACTACACGCTGGATTATCCGCAGACCGACCCGGAGGCCAGGGATACGGTGCTGGTGCCCTGA
- a CDS encoding GlsB/YeaQ/YmgE family stress response membrane protein: MLNIIGAIFSGLIVGALARWLYPGAVDLGWVQTILLGLGGSLLAGLVTTRGADGFNRAGCLASILGAMALIFLGRWLLG, from the coding sequence ATGCTGAACATCATCGGCGCGATCTTCTCGGGCCTCATCGTCGGGGCGCTGGCCCGCTGGCTCTATCCGGGGGCGGTCGATCTCGGCTGGGTGCAGACCATCCTGCTGGGCCTGGGCGGCTCGCTGCTGGCGGGGCTGGTGACGACGCGCGGGGCCGACGGCTTCAATCGCGCGGGCTGCCTGGCCTCCATTCTCGGGGCGATGGCGCTGATCTTCCTCGGCCGCTGGCTGCTGGGCTAG
- a CDS encoding ribonucleoside-diphosphate reductase subunit alpha, translated as MDFKSGDGVEMGLDAEFDLGSADGAEPASAAPGTGKDPAVTMATQDRGSEDLVAGLAAQAMGEAVKAAVQGADKAQPDSKTVLARRFDIQTDASRDALLTDFGKDTLTDRYLLPGESYQDLFARVADAYADDADHAQRLYDYISKLWFMPATPVLSNGGTGRGLPISCYLNSVDDSLEGIVGTWNENVWLASRGGGIGTYWGQVRGIGEPVGLNGKTSGIIPFVRVMDSLTLAISQGSLRRGSAACYLDISHPEIEEFLEIRKPSGDFNRKALNLHHGVLVTDEFMEAVRNGEEFALKSPRDGSVRGKVDARSLFQKLVETRLATGEPYIVFSDTVNRMMPKHHRDLGLKVSTSNLCSEITLPTGRDHLGNDRTAVCCLSSLNLENWDEWAGHKDFIEDVMRFLDNVLQDYIDRAPDEMARARYSASRERSVGLGVMGFHSFLQSKGVGLESAMAKAWNLKMFKHVSAKVNEASMLLANERGPCPDAEEMGVMERFSCKMAIAPTASISIIAGGTSACIEPIPANIYTHKTLSGSFVVKNPYLEKLLQEKSKDSTNVWNSILEKGGSVQHLDFLSPEEKAVYKTSFEIDQRWLLEFAADRAPFIDQAQSLNLFIPADVDKWDLMMLHFQAWEKGIKSLYYLRSKSVQRAGFAGGVEADNTAEAARFELAATEGPTDYEECLACQ; from the coding sequence ATGGACTTCAAGAGCGGGGATGGTGTGGAAATGGGCCTTGATGCGGAATTTGACCTTGGGTCGGCCGATGGCGCCGAGCCTGCTTCCGCCGCGCCCGGCACAGGGAAGGACCCGGCGGTGACGATGGCAACGCAAGATCGCGGTTCGGAAGATCTCGTGGCGGGCTTGGCCGCCCAGGCCATGGGCGAAGCGGTGAAGGCCGCCGTGCAGGGCGCGGACAAGGCGCAGCCGGATTCGAAAACCGTGCTGGCGCGGCGCTTCGACATCCAGACCGATGCGTCGCGCGATGCGCTGCTGACCGACTTCGGCAAGGACACCCTGACCGACCGCTACCTGCTGCCCGGCGAATCCTATCAGGATCTGTTCGCCCGCGTGGCCGATGCCTATGCCGACGACGCCGATCACGCGCAGCGGCTCTACGACTATATCTCTAAGCTGTGGTTCATGCCGGCGACGCCGGTGCTGTCCAACGGCGGCACCGGGCGCGGCCTGCCGATCTCCTGCTATCTCAACTCGGTGGACGACAGCCTGGAAGGCATCGTCGGCACCTGGAACGAGAATGTCTGGCTGGCCTCGCGCGGCGGCGGCATCGGCACCTATTGGGGTCAGGTGCGCGGCATCGGCGAGCCGGTGGGGCTGAACGGCAAGACCAGCGGGATCATCCCCTTCGTGCGGGTGATGGACAGCCTGACGCTGGCGATCTCGCAAGGCTCGCTGCGGCGCGGCTCGGCCGCCTGCTATCTCGACATCTCCCACCCGGAGATCGAGGAGTTCCTGGAGATCCGCAAGCCGTCGGGCGATTTCAACCGCAAGGCGCTCAATCTCCATCACGGCGTGCTCGTCACCGACGAGTTCATGGAAGCCGTCCGCAACGGCGAGGAGTTCGCGCTGAAAAGCCCGCGCGACGGCAGCGTGCGCGGCAAGGTCGATGCGCGTTCGCTGTTCCAGAAGCTGGTCGAGACGCGGCTGGCGACGGGCGAGCCCTATATCGTCTTCTCCGACACGGTGAACCGGATGATGCCCAAGCATCACCGCGATCTGGGCCTGAAGGTTTCCACCTCCAACCTGTGTTCGGAAATCACCCTGCCCACCGGGCGGGACCATCTCGGCAATGATCGCACCGCGGTGTGCTGCCTCTCCTCGCTCAATCTCGAGAACTGGGACGAGTGGGCCGGCCACAAGGACTTCATCGAGGATGTGATGCGCTTCCTCGACAATGTGCTGCAGGATTATATCGACCGCGCGCCTGACGAGATGGCCCGCGCCCGCTATTCCGCCAGCCGCGAACGTTCGGTCGGCCTCGGCGTGATGGGCTTCCACTCCTTCCTCCAGTCCAAGGGCGTCGGCCTGGAAAGCGCCATGGCGAAGGCGTGGAACCTCAAGATGTTCAAGCATGTCAGCGCCAAGGTGAACGAGGCGTCGATGCTGCTCGCCAATGAGCGCGGCCCCTGCCCCGATGCCGAGGAAATGGGGGTGATGGAGCGGTTCTCCTGCAAGATGGCGATCGCGCCCACCGCCTCGATCAGCATCATCGCCGGCGGCACCTCGGCCTGCATCGAGCCGATCCCGGCCAATATCTACACCCACAAGACGCTGTCTGGCAGCTTCGTGGTGAAGAACCCCTATCTGGAAAAGCTGCTGCAGGAAAAATCGAAGGATTCCACCAATGTCTGGAATTCGATCCTGGAGAAGGGCGGCTCCGTCCAGCATCTCGATTTCCTCTCGCCGGAGGAAAAGGCGGTCTACAAGACCAGCTTCGAGATCGACCAGCGCTGGCTGCTGGAATTCGCGGCCGACCGCGCCCCGTTCATCGACCAGGCGCAGAGCCTCAACCTGTTCATCCCGGCCGATGTCGACAAGTGGGACCTGATGATGCTGCACTTCCAGGCGTGGGAGAAGGGCATCAAGTCGCTCTACTACCTGCGCTCCAAATCGGTGCAGCGCGCCGGGTTCGCCGGCGGGGTGGAGGCGGACAACACCGCCGAGGCCGCCCGGTTCGAGCTTGCCGCCACCGAAGGCCCCACCGATTACGAGGAATGCCTCGCCTGCCAATAG